One window of the Granulicella arctica genome contains the following:
- a CDS encoding B12-binding domain-containing radical SAM protein: MPKRTGSSRKVVFFFPSFASSEATAPLGILAVATPLIRDGYQIVLIDSTITPNYKQRVLEEVRDAVCLGISLVTGPMIRETVEIARAVKEWNPEFPIILGGWHPSLLPDQTLQADCVDYVVRGQGEDALLELVQHLESHSAPDLIPGIGFKRGGKLIMTQERPLKSLVDMPPKAYHIADFDAYERGCGKRWAMYTSSLACPFNCGYCTNAGVYGRKWNALPPEQFVEETVDLTRRYRLEMLWVVDDNFMVDLDRVRGIAEGLVRAESQFKWSVQATTNMVARLSREDLKLLRRAGLHQICQGVDSGSPKILQLMNKTFQDFDQIYESAARCLSADIRPSFNIIFAFPGEGPTERRETINFMMDVCRRFPGAEFWTNIFTPYPGSPIMKRAEEMGIEVPTTLEGWADYFPRYTTLPWLKGAEHERLQVTRDYLRIAFDRIPIAADTRSPITRLAQKSISIPARWRLDHDVYKYPVEIWLNNKIKKLSAAANKPSIDAKRLARTPAEAAC, encoded by the coding sequence ATGCCTAAACGAACTGGTTCGTCCAGAAAAGTCGTCTTCTTCTTTCCCTCTTTCGCAAGCTCTGAGGCGACGGCACCTCTCGGCATCCTCGCAGTAGCCACGCCGCTCATCCGGGACGGCTATCAGATCGTCCTCATCGACTCCACCATCACGCCAAACTATAAGCAGCGCGTCCTTGAAGAAGTCCGCGACGCTGTCTGTCTCGGCATCTCGCTGGTCACCGGGCCCATGATTCGCGAGACCGTCGAAATAGCGCGTGCCGTCAAAGAATGGAACCCTGAATTTCCCATCATCCTTGGTGGATGGCATCCTTCTCTCCTGCCCGATCAAACGCTTCAGGCAGATTGTGTCGACTACGTAGTTCGCGGTCAGGGGGAGGATGCCCTGCTCGAACTCGTCCAGCACCTCGAGAGCCACTCCGCACCCGATCTCATCCCCGGCATCGGCTTCAAGCGCGGTGGCAAGCTCATCATGACGCAGGAGCGGCCACTCAAGTCGCTCGTCGACATGCCTCCGAAGGCCTATCATATCGCCGACTTTGACGCCTACGAGAGAGGTTGCGGCAAGCGATGGGCGATGTATACCTCCTCGCTCGCCTGCCCTTTCAACTGCGGCTACTGTACTAACGCAGGCGTCTACGGCCGCAAGTGGAACGCGCTCCCTCCCGAGCAATTCGTTGAAGAGACCGTAGACCTCACGCGCCGTTACCGTCTCGAGATGCTCTGGGTTGTCGACGACAACTTCATGGTCGACCTTGATCGCGTTCGAGGTATCGCCGAAGGTCTCGTGCGTGCAGAGTCGCAGTTCAAATGGAGCGTTCAAGCCACCACCAACATGGTCGCGCGACTCTCACGCGAAGATCTCAAGCTTCTCCGCCGAGCCGGTCTTCACCAGATCTGCCAAGGCGTCGACTCAGGCTCTCCGAAGATCCTGCAACTGATGAACAAGACCTTTCAGGACTTCGATCAGATCTACGAGAGCGCCGCACGTTGTCTTTCCGCCGATATACGCCCCTCCTTCAACATCATCTTTGCGTTTCCCGGCGAAGGTCCAACGGAACGTCGAGAGACCATCAACTTCATGATGGATGTCTGCCGGCGCTTCCCCGGCGCTGAGTTCTGGACCAACATCTTCACCCCCTATCCCGGCTCCCCCATCATGAAGCGTGCCGAAGAGATGGGCATTGAAGTTCCCACCACCCTGGAAGGCTGGGCCGACTACTTCCCGCGCTACACTACGCTTCCATGGCTCAAAGGAGCTGAGCATGAACGCCTGCAGGTCACCCGCGATTACCTGCGCATCGCCTTCGACCGCATCCCGATAGCCGCCGACACACGCAGCCCCATCACGCGACTTGCGCAAAAGTCTATCTCCATCCCGGCCCGATGGCGTCTCGATCACGACGTCTATAAGTACCCCGTCGAGATCTGGCTCAATAACAAGATAAAGAAGCTATCAGCCGCAGCCAACAAGCCCAGCATCGACGCCAAACGGCTCGCACGCACGCCAGCGGAGGCAGCATGCTGA
- a CDS encoding glycosyltransferase 87 family protein, giving the protein MPRAWKTLDTDFPNYYLTSRLAHEGVDMSRAYEWRWLQRQKDHRAIDQRVVGLVPITPFSTLFLWPLDGLQPLAAKHIWLLLQMFGLVAIAGVLRAITGQPLRRIAMLIVICFPIYRNFLYGQFYILLLGMIVGGCWAYQRGHSKLAGTLVALATATKVFPVIFVLYFIRKRDWQALCAAMLTGAAAALISVHVFGWQMHLVYLREVLPWTLRGEALPPYMLAGSSISTLLHRLFIYEPQWNAHPWCPAPAMVAILQPLLQAVILAPALLLVRRGVRSRLQIAMEWSAVLTASLAISTVPASYNFALLLLPIAVLCSYLLPHRRLAALGVVLLYVGIGYPGWNAANVDGLRALLHVPRLYLVLAFTLVLYRALGLRLRWRRGVAREDLIWCGALALVVSSSIVSGLLRQDGLYDDYAYRIPADAGVFLAGSPVEWKGVVSSVSLVAEGYHIWPHAPGSALDEGNARLGFDDLALTSDGTTAWTEEVSTRSRLVSSDVGGPGSIEEAESPVLAADGRHLAYLREEGGGYRLFTRALMSPELAEVATTPKEMDVDGATFLPDGSLIVSAFAKERSYQLFHVRIGAEPQQLKLGKARYPAVSPDGHWLAYSHFEAGVWNLWLMDRGTGSTRRITHAACNQTDASWERDSKTLLYASDCGRSLWFTAICRRRVIP; this is encoded by the coding sequence ATGCCACGCGCGTGGAAGACGCTCGATACGGATTTTCCGAACTACTATCTGACCTCCCGGCTCGCGCATGAGGGCGTCGACATGTCGCGAGCGTATGAGTGGCGTTGGCTCCAGCGGCAGAAGGATCACCGAGCGATTGATCAACGGGTAGTCGGCCTTGTGCCAATTACCCCTTTTTCTACATTGTTCTTATGGCCGCTGGACGGTTTGCAGCCACTTGCGGCAAAGCATATCTGGCTGCTGCTGCAGATGTTTGGATTGGTTGCGATTGCGGGTGTGCTTCGAGCGATCACAGGTCAGCCACTTCGTCGCATCGCGATGCTGATCGTGATCTGCTTTCCGATCTATCGCAACTTTCTCTATGGGCAGTTCTACATTCTGCTTCTTGGAATGATTGTGGGTGGGTGCTGGGCTTATCAGCGAGGACACTCGAAGTTGGCAGGAACTCTTGTCGCTTTAGCGACAGCGACTAAGGTCTTTCCGGTGATCTTTGTGTTGTATTTTATTCGAAAGCGGGACTGGCAGGCGCTGTGTGCGGCTATGCTAACCGGGGCTGCTGCGGCTCTGATCTCCGTCCACGTGTTTGGATGGCAGATGCATCTCGTCTACCTGCGGGAGGTGCTGCCGTGGACACTGCGCGGCGAAGCCCTGCCGCCGTACATGCTCGCGGGTTCGTCCATCTCGACGCTACTGCATCGGCTCTTCATCTATGAGCCGCAGTGGAATGCTCACCCGTGGTGTCCCGCGCCGGCGATGGTTGCTATTCTCCAACCGTTGTTGCAGGCTGTGATCCTCGCACCGGCGCTGCTACTCGTGCGGCGAGGTGTTCGAAGTCGCTTGCAGATCGCCATGGAATGGTCGGCAGTTCTGACTGCGAGCCTTGCGATATCGACGGTGCCGGCCTCTTATAATTTTGCGTTGCTGCTTCTACCGATCGCGGTCCTATGTTCCTATCTTTTGCCGCATCGGCGGCTTGCGGCGCTTGGCGTCGTGTTGCTGTATGTCGGTATCGGGTATCCGGGATGGAATGCTGCAAACGTCGATGGGTTGCGAGCTTTACTTCACGTTCCTAGGTTGTACCTTGTGCTTGCGTTTACTTTAGTTCTGTATCGAGCGTTGGGCCTGCGATTAAGGTGGAGACGCGGGGTAGCGCGGGAGGATCTGATCTGGTGTGGTGCTCTTGCGCTTGTCGTATCCAGCAGCATCGTTTCAGGCCTTCTCCGACAGGATGGTTTATACGACGACTATGCATATCGCATTCCAGCGGATGCAGGCGTGTTTCTGGCGGGTTCCCCGGTGGAGTGGAAGGGAGTCGTCTCAAGCGTATCGCTGGTTGCTGAGGGATATCACATCTGGCCGCACGCACCTGGATCAGCTTTGGACGAAGGAAACGCTCGGCTGGGATTCGATGATCTCGCGTTAACGAGCGATGGGACGACAGCGTGGACGGAGGAGGTTTCCACCAGATCACGCTTAGTCTCTTCCGATGTTGGTGGTCCTGGCTCGATTGAGGAGGCCGAGTCCCCGGTGCTTGCGGCTGATGGTCGCCATCTTGCATATCTGCGTGAAGAGGGCGGGGGCTACCGGCTTTTCACACGGGCGCTCATGTCGCCGGAGTTAGCTGAAGTCGCTACGACACCAAAGGAAATGGATGTCGATGGAGCTACGTTCCTTCCAGACGGATCATTGATTGTTTCGGCGTTCGCAAAGGAAAGGTCTTATCAGCTGTTTCATGTACGGATCGGAGCTGAGCCACAGCAATTGAAGCTTGGGAAGGCGCGCTATCCAGCGGTTTCACCGGACGGTCATTGGCTGGCATACAGCCATTTCGAAGCGGGCGTCTGGAACCTCTGGCTTATGGATCGGGGTACCGGATCAACGCGCCGCATCACACACGCAGCGTGCAATCAGACAGACGCTTCCTGGGAGCGAGACTCGAAGACCCTGTTGTATGCGAGCGATTGCGGACGCTCTCTCTGGTTCACAGCGATATGCAGACGGCGGGTCATTCCTTGA
- a CDS encoding DUF4142 domain-containing protein, whose translation MKRYKAGVVAFTLAAASVYCVAEPQDTKSTDKTFIADSAQDSLAEINYAKLALQKSQDKNVREFASKMIKDHEMLIDSMKPFAKKLGVKAPSGPALVDHAKYTELKMKSGIDFDRAYVEAMVKDHHDDLQKFMDEMNKTADPELKAAVAKGETVIKRHTEMIDGIAHMGGIPTPPMPAGA comes from the coding sequence ATGAAAAGGTATAAGGCGGGCGTCGTAGCTTTTACGTTGGCAGCGGCAAGTGTTTACTGCGTAGCGGAGCCACAAGATACAAAGTCGACAGACAAAACATTTATTGCTGATTCGGCGCAGGACAGTCTTGCAGAAATCAATTATGCCAAGCTCGCGCTGCAAAAGAGCCAGGACAAAAATGTACGAGAGTTCGCAAGCAAGATGATTAAGGATCATGAGATGCTGATCGACAGCATGAAGCCGTTTGCAAAAAAACTAGGGGTCAAGGCGCCGAGCGGCCCAGCTCTAGTGGATCATGCGAAATATACAGAGCTCAAGATGAAGTCAGGTATTGACTTTGATCGAGCCTATGTTGAGGCCATGGTAAAAGACCATCATGACGATCTCCAGAAGTTCATGGATGAGATGAACAAGACAGCCGATCCAGAGTTGAAGGCGGCCGTTGCTAAGGGTGAGACCGTGATTAAGAGGCATACAGAGATGATCGACGGTATTGCTCACATGGGAGGAATTCCAACCCCGCCCATGCCGGCTGGTGCGTAA
- a CDS encoding B12-binding domain-containing radical SAM protein → MVDVLLTHSYHLAHDAKQWRKMQPYPPLGTLYAATALRAAGITVAVFDPMFADPLSGFSQALEQHQSKLVVIYEDDFNFVTKMCLTHMRELACKLAGISQAIGLTVIAHGSDATDHPAVYLNHGVSFILNGEAEQTLLELCTSLLQMQQPQNIPGLVRYSDPDRTLLVSSPAPKNQNWATLPVAARDLIDLKPYRAAWTAKHGFFSTNVVSSRGCPYGCNWCAKPISGNSFHLRPAQLVAAEMHDLKITSGVEHVWFGDDVFALDHRWVEAFAVAVESYGEEPLPFKIQSRADLMSDATVAALKRAGCTEIWMGVESGSQKILNAMTKGLSLEAVHTARLRLADAGIRAAYFLQFGYPGEGWAEICETIQLLRDTRPDDIGVSLSYPLPGTVLYERVRKELGTKRNWTNSDDLCTIHTAAYKDEFYHALRNALHAEVAAGYPSAITAACKSLWAQVHALEPISRNTNVLVVPDEASHSGSHSAFVPLADVIVEARRA, encoded by the coding sequence ATGGTAGACGTTCTTCTCACCCACTCCTACCATCTCGCTCACGATGCCAAGCAATGGCGAAAAATGCAGCCATATCCGCCTCTCGGAACGCTATATGCCGCCACCGCTCTGCGCGCCGCGGGCATTACGGTTGCCGTCTTCGATCCCATGTTCGCCGATCCTCTCTCCGGCTTTTCGCAAGCTCTCGAACAGCATCAGTCGAAGCTCGTCGTGATCTACGAGGACGACTTCAATTTCGTTACGAAGATGTGTCTCACTCACATGCGCGAGTTGGCCTGCAAGCTCGCCGGCATCTCGCAGGCAATTGGGCTGACTGTCATCGCTCACGGCTCCGATGCGACCGACCATCCCGCGGTCTACCTCAATCATGGTGTCAGCTTCATACTCAACGGCGAAGCCGAGCAGACACTTCTCGAACTCTGCACGTCGCTCCTTCAAATGCAGCAGCCACAAAACATCCCCGGCCTCGTTCGCTACTCAGACCCGGATCGCACCCTGCTCGTCTCCTCTCCAGCACCCAAGAATCAGAACTGGGCCACCCTCCCTGTCGCCGCCCGCGATCTCATCGATCTCAAACCCTATCGCGCCGCATGGACCGCAAAGCACGGCTTCTTCTCGACCAACGTAGTCTCCAGCCGAGGCTGTCCCTACGGCTGCAACTGGTGCGCCAAGCCCATCTCCGGCAACAGCTTTCATCTGCGTCCGGCGCAACTCGTAGCCGCAGAAATGCATGACCTTAAGATCACTTCGGGGGTAGAACACGTCTGGTTCGGCGACGATGTATTCGCACTCGACCACAGATGGGTGGAAGCCTTCGCTGTCGCAGTTGAATCCTACGGCGAGGAGCCACTGCCTTTCAAAATTCAGTCGCGAGCCGACCTTATGTCCGACGCAACCGTCGCCGCCCTCAAGCGCGCTGGCTGCACCGAGATCTGGATGGGTGTCGAATCCGGCTCTCAAAAAATCCTCAACGCCATGACCAAAGGCCTGAGCCTCGAAGCCGTCCACACCGCGCGTCTTCGTCTCGCTGATGCTGGCATCCGCGCTGCCTACTTCCTGCAATTTGGCTACCCTGGCGAGGGCTGGGCAGAGATCTGTGAGACCATCCAACTCCTCCGCGACACCCGCCCCGACGATATAGGCGTCTCTCTCTCCTACCCACTTCCCGGCACCGTTCTTTACGAACGCGTCCGCAAGGAACTCGGCACCAAGCGCAACTGGACCAACAGCGACGATCTCTGCACCATTCACACCGCCGCCTACAAGGACGAGTTCTACCACGCACTGCGCAACGCACTCCACGCCGAAGTAGCCGCAGGTTATCCTTCAGCCATTACGGCAGCCTGCAAATCGCTCTGGGCGCAGGTCCACGCGCTTGAGCCGATCAGCCGAAACACAAACGTCCTCGTCGTCCCGGATGAAGCATCCCATTCAGGCTCCCACAGCGCCTTCGTACCGCTCGCAGACGTGATCGTCGAAGCAAGGAGAGCCTGA
- a CDS encoding transglutaminase family protein: protein MVYKITHRTTYKYVYPVSVGNHVACLKPRSFPHNRLIENSLVIHPTPVTLTERVDYFGNILCFFTVQELHKELIVQAESEVITDIAAAERESLPWEDSAVALAQDHTLEGLDAYQFQFESPRIRIRPEFAAYALQSFTPRRPMREALLDLTSRIHRDFRFDSKVTTVRTTTEEVFKKRRGVCQDFAHVQIACLRSINVAARYVSGYLRTYPPPGKARLIGADASHAWVSAYCKDLGWLDMDPTNNVAPSDGHVTLAWGRDYSDVSPLRGLILGGGSHTLNVEVDMEPIET from the coding sequence ATGGTCTACAAAATTACCCATCGCACCACATACAAGTATGTTTACCCGGTCTCAGTAGGAAACCATGTTGCGTGCCTGAAGCCACGTTCCTTTCCGCACAATCGCCTGATCGAAAATTCTCTCGTCATCCATCCGACCCCTGTCACCCTGACTGAGCGTGTCGACTACTTTGGCAATATCCTCTGCTTCTTTACAGTGCAGGAGCTACATAAAGAACTGATTGTGCAGGCGGAAAGCGAAGTCATTACAGACATAGCCGCGGCTGAACGAGAATCGCTCCCCTGGGAAGATTCCGCGGTGGCGCTCGCTCAAGATCACACCCTCGAAGGCCTGGACGCCTATCAGTTCCAGTTCGAATCACCGCGCATTCGCATTCGTCCCGAGTTCGCAGCATACGCACTTCAATCGTTTACTCCTCGACGCCCGATGCGTGAGGCGCTGCTCGATTTGACGAGCCGCATCCACAGGGATTTCCGCTTTGACTCTAAGGTCACGACGGTTCGAACGACAACTGAGGAGGTTTTCAAGAAGAGGCGTGGTGTTTGCCAGGACTTCGCCCACGTCCAGATCGCCTGCCTCCGCTCGATCAACGTTGCTGCACGCTACGTGAGCGGTTACCTGCGGACATACCCTCCGCCTGGCAAAGCGAGACTGATTGGCGCCGATGCGTCACACGCCTGGGTCTCCGCATATTGTAAGGATCTTGGTTGGCTCGACATGGATCCGACCAACAACGTCGCACCGTCAGATGGGCACGTAACTCTCGCATGGGGGCGAGACTACAGCGATGTCAGCCCACTACGCGGCCTGATTCTGGGCGGCGGCAGTCATACATTGAATGTCGAAGTCGATATGGAGCCGATCGAAACGTAA
- the metX gene encoding homoserine O-acetyltransferase MetX, whose protein sequence is MNAAIERRKRIASFEGDFVLPAEFILESGEVLRNASLRYVLYGDVNPAKDNVVLVCHALSGSARVAEWWPAIWEMQGLIDAEQDLVLGINILGSCYGSTGPASIQADTGERYGLHFPLVTIRDTVQAQALLLDALGIYCLKLAIGASIGGMQTLEWAILFPERVKKVVAIGVAPLGPMGLGLNHLQRQAIMLDPLWEAGRYTEVTPPLTGLALARGLAVCSYKSSALFRERFNRKADRSGEDPWSGFLGGRFDVAGFLDYQGKLFNERFDANTYLMITRIMDLFDPVRGYHSPAEAWGRIRAEVLLVGISSDLLFPSADIQAMAQDMQDASVNCTYRELISDHGHDAFLAEPDLLISLLQ, encoded by the coding sequence ATGAACGCTGCCATCGAACGAAGAAAACGCATCGCTAGCTTTGAAGGAGACTTCGTCTTACCCGCGGAGTTTATCCTTGAATCAGGAGAGGTACTGCGAAACGCCAGCTTGCGCTATGTGCTTTACGGCGACGTCAATCCGGCTAAAGACAACGTAGTTCTCGTGTGCCACGCGCTTTCTGGGTCTGCCCGAGTGGCCGAATGGTGGCCAGCAATTTGGGAGATGCAAGGGCTAATCGATGCAGAGCAGGATCTAGTGCTCGGAATCAACATCCTAGGTTCGTGTTACGGCTCGACTGGACCAGCATCGATTCAGGCTGACACCGGAGAGCGGTATGGACTTCATTTTCCCTTAGTAACGATCAGAGACACAGTACAGGCCCAGGCGTTGTTGCTGGACGCTTTAGGCATTTACTGCCTCAAGCTTGCTATCGGAGCTTCTATAGGTGGCATGCAAACATTGGAATGGGCAATCCTCTTTCCTGAGCGAGTCAAGAAGGTAGTCGCCATCGGGGTCGCCCCGCTCGGGCCCATGGGATTGGGACTCAATCATCTTCAACGTCAGGCGATCATGCTTGACCCCTTGTGGGAGGCTGGACGGTACACCGAGGTCACTCCGCCGCTAACGGGCCTGGCGTTAGCACGGGGCCTTGCGGTGTGCAGCTATAAATCCAGCGCTCTCTTTCGCGAACGATTCAACCGTAAAGCTGATCGAAGTGGCGAAGATCCATGGAGCGGTTTTTTGGGGGGCCGATTCGATGTGGCTGGATTTCTGGACTACCAGGGCAAGTTATTTAACGAACGCTTTGACGCCAACACCTATCTGATGATCACCCGTATCATGGACCTCTTCGATCCCGTACGCGGGTACCATTCGCCCGCGGAAGCCTGGGGAAGGATAAGAGCGGAGGTGCTCCTGGTGGGCATTTCCTCCGACTTGTTGTTTCCATCTGCTGACATTCAAGCGATGGCACAGGATATGCAGGATGCAAGTGTGAACTGTACGTATCGCGAGTTGATATCTGATCACGGACACGACGCATTTCTTGCCGAACCCGACCTGCTGATTTCACTGCTTCAATAA
- a CDS encoding sugar phosphate isomerase/epimerase family protein: protein MISRRSFLSSATATAAYVAIAGRPAVAQPLGLPLGIQLYSVRQQLTQDYEGTLAQLSSLGYREVEAAGFNKRSAADVKLAMQKANLRCVSSHVPFGELHQHFDDHLAYSKELGVEFLICSSPGMKTPSEGPNTTRRSLTLDDWRYNAEQFNIMGEKANAAGIRFGYHNHFHEFIAVDGVVPYMEILRITDPAKVTLELDCGWTVVGGFKPVEVLRDHPNRFSMLHVKDFKVPAGTTAGPDSPEPTVTELGLGSIDYRPILQQAAKTQKIKHMFVEQEAFDMPYMQSLKVDADYIQNLKV from the coding sequence ATGATCTCGCGAAGAAGCTTTCTTTCCAGTGCTACAGCCACAGCCGCCTATGTAGCCATTGCAGGGCGTCCCGCAGTTGCTCAACCTCTTGGCCTTCCACTCGGCATCCAGCTCTACTCAGTCCGTCAGCAGTTGACGCAGGATTACGAAGGCACGCTCGCCCAACTCAGCAGTCTCGGTTATCGCGAAGTCGAAGCCGCAGGCTTCAACAAACGTAGCGCCGCGGACGTCAAGCTGGCGATGCAGAAAGCTAACCTTCGCTGCGTCAGCTCCCATGTTCCCTTCGGCGAGTTGCACCAGCACTTTGACGACCACCTCGCCTACAGCAAGGAGCTAGGCGTCGAGTTCCTCATCTGCTCCAGTCCCGGCATGAAGACTCCATCTGAAGGCCCCAATACGACCCGTCGTTCTCTCACCCTGGATGATTGGCGTTACAACGCTGAACAGTTCAACATTATGGGCGAGAAGGCGAACGCGGCAGGGATACGTTTCGGCTACCATAACCACTTCCATGAGTTCATTGCCGTGGACGGTGTTGTTCCCTACATGGAGATCCTCCGCATCACCGATCCCGCAAAGGTGACCTTGGAACTCGACTGCGGCTGGACTGTTGTCGGCGGATTCAAACCGGTAGAAGTATTACGCGATCACCCCAACCGCTTTTCCATGCTGCACGTAAAAGATTTCAAGGTTCCCGCGGGCACAACAGCAGGCCCTGACTCACCGGAACCAACGGTAACCGAACTGGGCCTCGGCAGCATCGACTACCGCCCGATCCTTCAGCAAGCCGCCAAGACTCAGAAGATCAAGCATATGTTTGTGGAGCAGGAAGCATTTGACATGCCCTACATGCAATCGCTCAAAGTCGACGCAGACTACATACAAAATCTTAAAGTCTGA
- a CDS encoding homocysteine synthase, with protein sequence MSSSEVPKQHLATIAVHGGQVPDPTTGARAVPIYQTTSYVFQDADHAARLFGLQEFGNIYTRIMNPTTDVLEKRIAALEGGAAALATASGQAAEMLAITTLASAGEEIISTTSLYGGTYNLFHYTLPKFGINVRFVDADDFDGIRSAINDKTRAIYTETLGNPKLDIADVETLASIAHEHGLPLIIDNTSASPALSRPIEWGADIVVESTTKYIGGHGNSIGGIIVDAGKFDWAASGRFASFTEPDPSYHGLIFAEAFGPLAFILKARTQGLRDMGAALSPFNSFLLLQGAETLHLRLERHSQNALAVAKFLEQHPGVEWVNYPGLPSSTYYERAKKYLPDGQGGLVTFGIRGGYEAGKKVINSLKLFSLLANIGDAKSLVIHPASTTHQQLTEEEQQSTGTRAELVRLSVGIEDVRDIIADLDQAIESANGHRAIQHEVLAAQ encoded by the coding sequence ATGTCGAGCAGTGAAGTACCGAAGCAGCACCTGGCAACGATTGCAGTTCATGGCGGCCAAGTGCCAGATCCCACTACTGGTGCGCGCGCGGTTCCTATCTACCAGACCACGTCGTATGTCTTTCAGGATGCGGACCATGCTGCCCGCCTGTTTGGGTTGCAGGAGTTTGGGAACATCTATACGCGCATCATGAATCCGACTACGGATGTTCTAGAGAAGCGAATTGCAGCGCTTGAAGGAGGCGCCGCCGCGCTGGCGACGGCAAGCGGGCAGGCTGCGGAGATGCTGGCGATCACGACTCTTGCCAGCGCGGGCGAAGAGATCATCTCTACCACTTCCCTTTACGGCGGCACATATAATCTGTTCCACTACACGCTGCCAAAATTTGGCATAAATGTGCGCTTTGTAGATGCAGACGATTTCGATGGAATACGCTCTGCAATCAACGATAAGACGCGAGCGATTTACACGGAGACACTTGGCAATCCGAAGCTGGACATCGCAGACGTCGAGACCCTGGCTTCCATTGCTCATGAGCATGGCCTACCGCTCATCATTGACAACACAAGCGCATCACCTGCTTTGTCGAGGCCGATCGAATGGGGCGCAGACATCGTGGTTGAGTCGACGACGAAGTACATTGGCGGGCACGGCAACTCGATCGGAGGCATCATCGTCGACGCTGGCAAGTTTGATTGGGCGGCATCCGGGCGATTTGCAAGCTTTACCGAGCCCGACCCTTCGTATCATGGGCTGATCTTTGCAGAGGCCTTTGGTCCGCTCGCATTCATCCTGAAGGCGAGGACGCAGGGCTTGCGGGATATGGGTGCAGCCTTGTCACCATTTAATTCGTTTCTCCTTTTGCAGGGAGCGGAGACGCTGCATCTCCGGCTTGAGCGTCATTCACAAAATGCTCTTGCCGTGGCGAAGTTTCTGGAGCAGCATCCGGGTGTTGAGTGGGTCAACTATCCGGGGCTGCCCTCGAGCACTTACTATGAGCGTGCAAAAAAGTATCTGCCAGATGGTCAGGGTGGCCTCGTCACCTTTGGTATCCGGGGTGGGTACGAGGCAGGTAAGAAGGTGATTAACTCACTTAAATTATTTTCTCTCTTGGCGAATATTGGCGATGCAAAATCTCTTGTCATTCATCCCGCTTCGACAACGCACCAGCAACTTACAGAGGAAGAGCAACAATCGACAGGAACACGAGCAGAGCTTGTTCGTCTCTCCGTGGGCATTGAGGATGTGCGGGATATCATCGCTGATCTGGATCAGGCTATCGAAAGTGCTAACGGACATAGGGCCATTCAACACGAAGTTTTAGCAGCGCAATGA